The genomic region TGTTGTGGAACGTTTAATCGACGCTATCGCAGCATTCGACTATCCTGCCGATAAGTTAGAAATCCAGTTGCTCGACGACTCAACCGACGAAAGTTTTGAGATTGCGCGCAAAAAAGTGGACTTCTATCACCAAAAAGGTATCGATATCAAACAAATTCGCCGCCCTGAACGCAAAGGTTTCAAAGCCGGCGCCCTCGAATATGGTTTGAGAGAAGCAAAAGGCGAATACGTAGCCATTTTTGATGCCGATTTCGTTCCTTTTCCCGATTTTCTCAAAAAAACAATACCACATTTTTTATTGGATGATAAAATTGGCGTAGTTCAGGCCAAATGGGATCACCTCAATAAAGATTACAGCATACTCACCAAAATGCAGGCTTTTGCTTTAGATATGCATTTTACTATCGAGCAACAAGGCCGAAATGCTGCCGGTTATTTCATCAATTTTAACGGTACCGCCGGTGTTTGGCGTAAAGCAACTATTGAAGATGCAGGTGGATGGAAAGCCGATACCCTTACCGAAGACCTCGATTTAAGTTATCGTGCGCAATTACGCGGCTGGAAATTTAAATATGTAGAAAATGTTGTTGCTCCTGCAGAATTACCTACCGATATGAATGCGCTTAAATCGCAACAATTCCGTTGGAACAAAGGTGGCGCTGAAACAGCTAAAAAAATTGGTTTACGTGTTATTAATGCCGAATTACCACTGCGTATCAAATTACATGCAGTTGCGCATTTATTTAATACCACCAATTATATTTTTATTTTAATTACAGCCATATTAAGTGTTCCGCTGTTGTTTATTAAAAATCAGGTGATTGATTTTAACTATTTCAAATACGCCAGTATTTTCTTAATGGGTTCTATTGCTATTGCTTACGCATATTATATTTCCACTTTACAGCGCGAAAAAACAATGCGTAAAACACTGAGCGTGTATATTACACGTTTCCCTGTGTTCCTCGCTATTACAATGGGTATGAGCCTCCACAATGCCTGGGCTGTATTCAGAGGCTGGTTAGGTCAACAAACCGCATTTGTGCGCACTCCGAAATTTAATATCGTAAACGGAAAAGATATCTGGAAAAATAAAAATATACAGCATCTAAAATCAGCCCGATTACTTATTTGGAAGGCCTTTTAGTTTGTATTTTTGAGCGGTATCATCATGGGCTTTTATTATGAAGACTATGGTTTATTACCTTTTCCACATGCTCGCATTCTCGGTTTCGCAATTATTTTCTACTTTTCGCTTAAACATTCAAGGTTTAACTCTTAGAAAATGAACAAAACAACAATCACCGGACCATGGAGATTTGTTGTTTATGTGTTGTTTGCAGGTTTGTTTTTGCTGATTAATTACAGCACTCAACGTACCGACTTCATTCAACTCATCAGCCTGTATGCCTGTGCATTTTTGTTATACATTGTTATATGTAAAAACTGGATAACCCCTGCCCTTGCTGATGAAGGAAAATGGTTGGGTATACTTATCCGATTTAGCATTTTATTCAGCATGCCCAATTTAACTGACGATTTTTATCGTTTTATTTGGGATGGACATCTCACCATAAATCATATTAACCCTTATGCCTATACACCTGATATGGTGAAAGCACAACATTATTTGGGTGCAGATAATATGGTATTGAATGACAGTTTATACAACGCACTCAATTCAAAACCGTATTTTACAATTTACCCGCCCTTAAGTCAATTCCTGTTTTCTGTATCAGCACATCTTTCAGGTGGCAATTTATTGTGGAATCAGATTATTCTAAAAATCTTTATTTTTTTATTTGAAATAGGCAGCATTTTACTCATTCCTAAAATATTAAAACAGCTTAATCTCAATTCCAATTTACAATTATTATACACCTTAAATCCGCTTGTAATTTTAGAGCTGACCGGCAATTTACATTTTGAAGGTATTATGATATTCTTTTTATTGCTGGCTATTTATTTTCTCAATAAACAAAAACTAACCTTTTCTGCAATTGCATTCGGATTTGCCATTGGTGCAAAGTTGTGGCCCATTATGCTGATGCCTTTATTATTTAAACGATTGGGCTTTAAACAAACAATTATTTATTCAATTATTAGCGGTGT from Bacteroidota bacterium harbors:
- a CDS encoding DUF2029 domain-containing protein, with amino-acid sequence MNKTTITGPWRFVVYVLFAGLFLLINYSTQRTDFIQLISLYACAFLLYIVICKNWITPALADEGKWLGILIRFSILFSMPNLTDDFYRFIWDGHLTINHINPYAYTPDMVKAQHYLGADNMVLNDSLYNALNSKPYFTIYPPLSQFLFSVSAHLSGGNLLWNQIILKIFIFLFEIGSILLIPKILKQLNLNSNLQLLYTLNPLVILELTGNLHFEGIMIFFLLLAIYFLNKQKLTFSAIAFGFAIGAKLWPIMLMPLLFKRLGFKQTIIYSIISGVVSIIILFLCCCSMLIFFQFKFILPAI